The following proteins are encoded in a genomic region of Gouania willdenowi chromosome 6, fGouWil2.1, whole genome shotgun sequence:
- the prr33 gene encoding neurofilament heavy polypeptide, whose protein sequence is MAIAYGTISAASLLSMQYPPPLLPKPGKDNVRLQKLLKRTAKKKTSAQASQTPAPFRSCLSPVNEASPDLEHSDTSTPPKTPETPINFYNTPQAQRFTVRPLYQHVASPYPQRAAYGRLGTMSPQTVADPLNSSSLQVSPISPFAGSAQMSGDVTSLGQVDQLVVSAVSRPAFSITESALRAVESTKSQLSSSYDTPFCPTLAAAAGSSQFKFINSGPPSYPTAAVIQPLTVLMPLAKSRSPRPTFKATETSKSPKPMFDVPQIRMYTASTSYYETSRTPPVYDSSGLTAIGGTISQTKTQTEMIIDVTPTTPEPQRKTPTLVSTTPALDTKRATPTSEIKGPTPTLEIKRATPTSEIRVKTPTYDFEKSRITAGRPRTPGFQAARATTPVFEISKPNPLLFAVTSVTVEPKKTSKSKTTELPDTLLNGDIHTEMTFATKQDEESVIKTKSESDSAPGLVPSVPVGSLTSSSTEKTSQVSAYQRPKTPTFEAARLMSTSPAYKRPKTPTFGTPRQGVSPVASQRPKTPTQGSQKSSYRGLTPAEYAAYGGIKTYSPAFGIASSTITTQEGDKPKEDVMVDSKTPSRDLSVKEEATKEVSTVKEALTAINKAEQNVEQLVSIPSIVVSQASESPVTMTTQETRRITNQFDAKQEVTAPSKALKAHAEDKTEMAELQKVETADNKTNMKTSESSKISDPDPLKAVKKLFSKNKAQTTEQVVLTEKKSYDSKQRDQEKPPSITQAEPQSLKTRSVAPELPINTQAAKPDAESKEKAHLVSAVIPESGKRESLETLPVAEPVLKVLQKPKGLKNKPSGWSRLKKHMVVEQEEPKFPEAGSEKEVAGQERSEVKKEDKMLKDEPRGHDENPPNDAPKATKMWEAVLFQMFSSKENIMHQIELSKNEKDTEKKKEKTEEVKEIPSFAYRLPVLLFSPKFDAKRLKEAASRPVTKISTVFEMGLIGRKGKEEEPKDFNRKARGFAAS, encoded by the coding sequence ATGGCTATCGCTTACGGTACCATCAGCGCAGCAAGCCTGCTTTCCATGCAGTACCCTCCTCCCCTCCTGCCTAAGCCCGGTAAAGACAATGTTCGTCTTCAAAAGCTTCTCAAAAGGACggcaaagaaaaaaacctctgcTCAGGCCTCGCAGACGCCCGCGCCTTTTCGCTCGTGCCTCTCTCCTGTGAACGAAGCAAGCCCTGACCTCGAGCACAGCGACACCTCCACTCCACCCAAGACCCCAGAAACACCAATAAACttctacaacaccccacaggcGCAACGTTTCACCGTCAGGCCTCTGTATCAACATGTGGCATCTCCTTATCCACAGCGTGCAGCTTATGGCCGACTGGGAACTATGTCACCTCAAACCGTGGCAGATCCTCTGAACTCTTCCTCACTGCAAGTTTCCCCCATTTCTCCATTTGCTGGTTCAGCGCAAATGTCTGGGGATGTTACATCTTTAGGACAAGTTGACCAGCTGGTAGTATCCGCAGTATCTCGGCCAGCATTCTCCATAACAGAGTCAGCATTACGAGCTGTTGAATCAACAAAGTCCCAGTTGAGTTCAAGTTATGATACCCCTTTTTGTCCAACGCTTGCTGCAGCTGCAGGAAGCTCACAGTTCAAATTCATCAATTCTGGCCCACCTTCATATCCAACAGCAGCTGTAATCCAGCCACTCACTGTGCTGATGCCACTTGCCAAATCAAGAAGTCCACGCCCAACATTTAAAGCAACAGAAACATCAAAGTCACCTAAACCCATGTTTGACGTCCCACAAATTCGGATGTATACAGCCAGCACTTCATATTATGAGACATCAAGGACACCACCGGTGTACGACTCATCTGGATTAACTGCAATTGGAGGCACCATAtctcaaacaaaaacacagacagaaaTGATAATAGATGTAACTCCAACAACCCCAGAACCCCAGAGAAAAACACCAACATTGGTGTCAACAACTCCAGCACTTGATACAAAACGAGCTACCCCTACAAGTGAAATCAAAGGTCCAACTCCAACGTTAGAAATTAAAAGGGCCACTCCCACATCTGAAATCAGGGTCAAAACTCCAACCTATGATTTTGAAAAATCAAGAATTACAGCGGGACGACCCAGAACCCCGGGTTTCCAAGCAGCTCGAGCTACAACACCAGTCTTTGAAATCTCTAAACCTAATCCTTTATTATTTGCTGTAACATCAGTCACTGTAGAACCAAAGAAGACAAGCAAATCCAAGACAACAGAACTCCCTGATACCTTACTAAATGGAGATATTCACACAGAAATGACATTTGCAACCAAACAAGATGAAGAAAGTGTCATAAAGACAAAGTCAGAATCTGATTCCGCACCAGGGTTGGTTCCATCTGTTCCAGTTGGCTCTCTAACTTCTTCCTCAACTGAAAAAACTTCCCAAGTGAGCGCATATCAGAGGCCAAAGACTCCAACATTTGAAGCAGCCAGATTGATGAGCACATCACCAGCATACAAAAGACCAAAGACACCGACGTTTGGGACGCCACGACAGGGTGTATCACCTGTAGCTTCACAAAGACCCAAAACGCCAACACAAGGGTCTCAAAAGTCTAGCTATCGTGGATTGACACCAGCTGAGTATGCAGCTTATGGTGGAATCAAAACCTACTCTCCAGCATTTGGTATTGCCAGTTCAACGATAACAACTCAAGAAGGGGACAAGCCTAAGGAAGATGTCATGGTCGATTCTAAAACACCTAGCCGTGATCTATCTGTGAAGGAAGAGGCTACAAAAGAGGTATCTACAGTTAAAGAGGCTTTAACAGCTATTAACAAAGctgaacaaaatgttgaacAACTAGTTTCTATCCCGAGTATTGTTGTTTCGCAAGCGTCAGAATCTCCAGTGACAATGACAACACAAGAGACGAGAAGAATAACTAATCAGTTTGACGCAAAACAAGAAGTAACAGCACCTTCAAAAGCTCTGAAGGCTCATGCTGAAGATAAAACTGAAATGGCAGAACTTCAGAAAGTGGAAACAGcagacaataaaacaaatatgaagaCTTCTGAAAGTTCCAAAATATCTGATCCAGATCCATTGAAAGCTGTAAAGAAACTTTTCAGTAAAAACAAAGCTCAGACAACTGAGCAGGTGGTTCTAACTGAGAAAAAATCTTATGATTCAAAACAAAGAGACCAAGAGAAACCGCCGTCTATCACTCAGGCTGAACCACAAAGCTTGAAAACAAGATCCGTAGCACCCGAGCTTCCTATTAACACCCAGGCAGCCAAACCTGATGCAGAAAGTAAAGAAAAAGCTCACCTGGTATCAGCAGTCATACCCGAATCTGGGAAAAGGGAAAGCTTGGAGACTCTACCAGTAGCCGAGCCGGTTCTGAAGGTCTTACAAAAGCCTAAAGGGCTGAAAAACAAACCGAGCGGTTGGTCTCGACTTAAAAAGCATATGGTGGTGGAGCAGGAAGAGCCCAAGTTTCCTGAAGCTGGCTCTGAAAAGGAAGTTGCTGGACAGGAACGCAGTGAAGTGAAAAAGGAAGATAAAATGTTGAAGGATGAGCCTAGAGGTCATGATGAGAACCCACCCAACGACGCACCCAAAGCAACAAAGATGTGGGAAGCTGTTCTTTTCCAGATGTTCTCTTCCAAGGAGAACATCATGCATCAGATTGAACTGAGCAAAAATGAGAAAgacacagaaaaaaagaaagagaaaaccgaGGAGGTTAAGGAAATACCTTCATTTGCCTATCGGCTTCCAGTTCTACTCTTTAGTCCAAAGTTTGATGCTAA